ACCACCTCCTGCCGCCCGACTACCCCAGCCCGGACCCGAGCCCCTTCCTGCAGATGCTCGACGTGCTCCGCCTAACCGTGCCGCTCCTCCTCGCCTTCCTCCGCTCCCTCCCCTCCGTCGCCGCGCTCGTCCTCGACCTCTTCTGCATCGACTCCCTCGACGCCGCCGCCGAGGCCGGCGTCCCGGCGTACATCTACTACACCTCCTCCGCCGGCGACCTCGCGGCGTTCCTCCACCTGCCCCACCACTTCGCCGCCACCACGGAGGGGAACTTCAAGGACATGGGCAAGGCGCTCCTCCGCTTCCCCGGCGTCCCGCCCATCCCGCCGTCCGACATGCCGCACACCGTCCAGGACCGCGCGACCCGGATGTGCGCCGCGCTGATCGGGCACTACCGGCGCATCCCTGAAGCGCGGGGCGTGCTAGTCAACACCTACGAGTGGCTGGAGGCGAGGGCCGTGAGCGCGCTCCGGGAGGGCCTGTGCGTCCCCGACCGCCCGACCCCGCCGGTGCGCTGCATCGGGCCGATGATCGTGCAAGGCGCGGCGGGCGGAGGCGAGCGGCACGCGTGCCTGTCGTGGCTGGACGCGCAGCCGAAGCATAGCGTGGTGTTCATCTGCTTCGGCAGCGTCGGCGCCGTGTCGGCAGCGGAGCTGAAGGAGATCGCGCGCGGGTTGGAGAACTCCGGCCACCGCTTCCTGTGGGTCGTGCGGACACCGCCCGTTGACCCGGCCAAGTTCTTCATGCCGCGTCCGCCGCCTGACCTGGACGCGCTCCTCCCCGAGGGATTCTTGCAGAGGACGCGCGACAGGGGCATGGTGCTGAAGATGTGGGCGCCGCAGGTGGAGGTGCTGCGGCACGCCGCCACCGGAGCGTTCATGACGCACTGCGGCTGGAACTCCGTCCTGGAGGCGGCATCGGCCGGGGTGCCGATGCTGTGCTGGCCGCAGTACGCGGAGCAGAGGCTGAACAAGGTGTTCGTGGTGGACGAGATGAAGGTTGGGGTGGTAATGGAGGGGTACAACGAGGAGCTGGTGAAGGCCGAGGAGGTGGAGAAGAATGTGAGGCTGGTGCTGGAGCAGGAGGAGGGCGAGAAGCTCAGGGAAAGGCTGGCAATGGCGAAGGAGAAGGCTGCAGAAGCAATGGCAGACAACGGGTCGTCGCAGACATCATTCGCCGAGTTTTTGGAGGATCTGAAGCTTACTGAGTGACCAAGGACAGAAGGTAGCAACAAGATGAGTCTTAGAAAGTGTGATTTTGAAGATTTGCATAAATTTCCTCTCTAAACTTTGAAGTATGAACAATCCGTTGTGATGTTACTGGTTTAGAGGATGTGGAGTAGCTGCAGATTAGCTGCTTCACGAATTATACTCGGAATGATTTGGCATAGCTGGACAAGTTTTGAGCAAAGCTGTGAAAACTGCAAACATTTCTCAGTTATGCTGTATCACAATTTGCAATGCATTGATTGAGAATTGAAAGTCACTTGAACTGCCGCATGTAGCACATGCTCTTTGATCTGCTGCAGCTATTATTTTAATTTTACCGGTATAATTACTTTGAGCCTTTCTGGAGTGGATATAAGAATGCAAAATAATAGCTATCTCTTATGCTGATCAAAAGAGCTCTACTATCTGACTTCTGGGAGTTATGCTAGGCAAATTAGCTGCCTTAGCAATTATAATCTTGAAATGATTTGCCATAGGCAACATGTGCTTGCAAGTTCCGAAGTGAAGCCCTAAAAAAAATGCAAGCTCAGCTTTTCCTCCGAGCatctcatttttctggtttttacaATATTTTAGGGCACCCAACAACAATTCCAGATGATGTGAAATAGGGCGCCACACCTAGTGCCCTATAATCACAATTGCAAATATATTCGTGTAAATATCATGAAAGATATGAATCTAAAAATCTTTGCAACATCTCACCCACATAT
This Lolium perenne isolate Kyuss_39 chromosome 1, Kyuss_2.0, whole genome shotgun sequence DNA region includes the following protein-coding sequences:
- the LOC127326367 gene encoding anthocyanidin 5,3-O-glucosyltransferase-like produces the protein MEAKPDPTVVLYAALGVGHLTPMVELAKLFLRRGVPVVIAVPTAPASAPALLAATASDSARIAAANPSIAFHHLLPPDYPSPDPSPFLQMLDVLRLTVPLLLAFLRSLPSVAALVLDLFCIDSLDAAAEAGVPAYIYYTSSAGDLAAFLHLPHHFAATTEGNFKDMGKALLRFPGVPPIPPSDMPHTVQDRATRMCAALIGHYRRIPEARGVLVNTYEWLEARAVSALREGLCVPDRPTPPVRCIGPMIVQGAAGGGERHACLSWLDAQPKHSVVFICFGSVGAVSAAELKEIARGLENSGHRFLWVVRTPPVDPAKFFMPRPPPDLDALLPEGFLQRTRDRGMVLKMWAPQVEVLRHAATGAFMTHCGWNSVLEAASAGVPMLCWPQYAEQRLNKVFVVDEMKVGVVMEGYNEELVKAEEVEKNVRLVLEQEEGEKLRERLAMAKEKAAEAMADNGSSQTSFAEFLEDLKLTE